A DNA window from Phaeobacter sp. A36a-5a contains the following coding sequences:
- the truA gene encoding tRNA pseudouridine(38-40) synthase TruA gives MPRFALKVEYHGAPFAGWQRQKDQPSVQGAIEDALARLEPGPHTIAAAGRTDTGVHGLGQVAHCDMEKDWDPFRLSEALNYHLKPAPVAIVDCARVDDDWHARFSAIERQYLFRILIRRAPATHDAGQVWQLSHDLDADAMQEAAHHLIGQHDFTTFRSSICQAASPLKTLDELRVERVQGFSGPEIHFHVRARSFLHNQVRSFVGTLERVGAGAWAPEDVKSALEATDRAACGPVCPGHGLYLARVGYPDDPFSAT, from the coding sequence ATGCCGCGTTTTGCTTTGAAAGTCGAATATCACGGCGCACCCTTTGCCGGGTGGCAGCGCCAGAAGGATCAGCCCTCGGTTCAGGGGGCGATCGAGGATGCGCTTGCGCGGCTCGAACCCGGCCCCCATACCATTGCCGCAGCAGGCCGCACCGATACCGGGGTGCATGGTCTGGGTCAGGTGGCCCATTGCGACATGGAAAAGGACTGGGATCCCTTCCGCCTGTCCGAGGCGCTGAATTACCATCTGAAGCCTGCCCCCGTGGCGATTGTGGATTGCGCCCGTGTGGACGACGATTGGCACGCGCGGTTCTCGGCCATTGAGCGGCAGTATCTGTTCCGCATCCTGATCCGCCGCGCGCCTGCCACCCATGACGCCGGACAGGTCTGGCAGCTGAGCCATGATCTGGATGCAGACGCCATGCAGGAGGCCGCGCACCATCTGATCGGCCAGCATGATTTCACCACGTTTCGCTCCTCAATCTGCCAGGCGGCCAGCCCGCTCAAGACGCTGGACGAGCTGCGCGTCGAACGGGTTCAGGGCTTTTCGGGGCCGGAGATCCATTTCCATGTGCGGGCGCGGTCGTTCCTGCACAATCAGGTGCGCAGTTTTGTCGGCACGCTGGAGCGGGTCGGCGCCGGAGCCTGGGCGCCTGAGGATGTGAAATCTGCGCTTGAGGCGACGGACAGGGCCGCCTGTGGACCGGTCTGCCCGGGGCATGGGCTCTATCTTGCGCGGGTCGGATATCCTGACGACCCCTTCTCCGCAACCTGA
- the queE gene encoding 7-carboxy-7-deazaguanine synthase QueE — MSLRIAEIFGPTIQGEGALIGEPTVFVRTGGCDYRCSWCDSLHAVDSKYRETWIPMTTSDVWAEVTQLSGGQPLTVSLSGGNPAIQDFAELIARGKAEGYRFACETQGSINQPWFAQLDTLVLSPKPPSSGHKVDWQKFDHCLQAAKGCGQTVVKIVIFDDRDYDWARAVAKRLPDLPLYLQPGNPEVDPDKPVDLTAATERLQWLIEKVTGDRWFTPRVLPQLHVLVWGNKRGV; from the coding sequence ATGAGCCTGCGCATTGCCGAAATCTTCGGACCCACGATCCAGGGAGAAGGCGCCCTGATCGGGGAGCCGACCGTCTTTGTCCGCACTGGCGGCTGCGATTACCGATGCAGCTGGTGCGACAGTCTCCACGCGGTTGACAGCAAATACCGCGAGACCTGGATCCCGATGACCACCAGCGATGTCTGGGCAGAGGTCACGCAGCTCAGCGGCGGTCAGCCGCTGACCGTCTCGCTCTCGGGTGGCAACCCGGCCATTCAGGACTTTGCCGAGCTGATCGCACGGGGAAAGGCCGAGGGCTATCGCTTTGCCTGCGAGACGCAGGGCTCGATCAACCAGCCCTGGTTTGCCCAGCTGGACACGCTGGTGCTCAGCCCGAAACCACCCTCCAGCGGCCATAAGGTGGATTGGCAGAAATTTGACCACTGCCTTCAGGCTGCAAAGGGGTGCGGGCAAACCGTGGTAAAGATCGTGATCTTCGACGACCGGGATTATGACTGGGCGCGGGCCGTTGCAAAACGCCTGCCGGACCTGCCGCTCTACCTGCAACCCGGCAACCCGGAGGTGGACCCGGATAAACCGGTGGACCTGACCGCCGCCACGGAACGTCTGCAATGGCTGATTGAAAAGGTAACCGGAGACCGCTGGTTTACCCCCCGTGTGCTGCCACAGCTTCATGTGCTGGTCTGGGGCAACAAACGCGGTGTCTAG
- a CDS encoding PAS domain-containing protein gives MELLGTLLRHSTLPLSLINPEAEELELVFVNRAFEQATGYRAQDVIDRPCPLFQGPAVQESSVSLLKHARDMCRRGSQTLWNYNAEGEPFECLTYIDPITVSPGNVVLLGCHFPLSPQLSSSPPPTANREDAGAPQAEAERAADGGSNRAEEVIGLQDQKDELLDYARKALMRCLEMRRNTLYSRIDLYFNRRRGNLLGAEPQDVDAAAMARDPLLGPRASQA, from the coding sequence ATGGAACTTCTTGGTACTTTGCTGCGGCATTCCACGTTGCCGCTGTCGCTGATCAATCCCGAAGCCGAGGAGCTGGAGCTGGTTTTTGTCAACCGGGCCTTTGAACAGGCAACGGGCTACCGGGCGCAGGATGTGATCGACCGGCCGTGCCCGCTGTTCCAGGGCCCTGCGGTTCAGGAAAGTTCGGTGAGCCTGCTGAAACACGCCCGCGATATGTGCAGACGCGGGTCGCAAACGCTGTGGAACTACAATGCCGAGGGCGAGCCCTTTGAATGTCTGACCTATATCGACCCGATCACCGTTTCACCGGGCAATGTGGTCCTGCTGGGCTGTCACTTTCCGCTGTCGCCGCAGCTGTCATCATCACCGCCGCCGACGGCCAACCGCGAGGATGCTGGCGCGCCGCAAGCTGAGGCAGAGAGAGCCGCCGATGGTGGATCGAACCGGGCCGAGGAAGTGATTGGCCTTCAGGATCAGAAAGATGAGCTGCTGGACTATGCCCGCAAGGCGCTGATGCGCTGTCTGGAGATGCGCCGCAACACGCTCTACAGCCGGATTGATCTCTACTTCAATCGCCGTCGCGGCAATCTTCTGGGAGCGGAACCGCAGGATGTCGATGCCGCCGCCATGGCCCGCGATCCGTTGCTGGGACCGCGGGCGAGTCAGGCCTGA
- the queF gene encoding preQ(1) synthase — protein sequence MSDDIYKDLKQLGGATVMPSNPDEAELERVQNPQADVAYNVRFTAPEFTSLCPMTGQPDFAHLVIDYVPGKWLVESKSLKLFLGSFRNHGAFHEDCTVSIARRLADYLEPQWLRIGGYWYPRGGIPIDVFWQTGPLPEGVWIPDQGVPPYRGRG from the coding sequence ATGAGTGACGATATCTACAAGGATCTGAAACAGCTGGGCGGCGCGACCGTAATGCCCAGCAACCCCGACGAAGCAGAGCTGGAGCGGGTGCAGAACCCGCAGGCCGACGTCGCCTACAACGTGCGCTTCACCGCGCCGGAGTTCACATCACTCTGCCCGATGACCGGCCAGCCCGATTTTGCCCATCTGGTCATCGACTACGTGCCGGGCAAATGGCTGGTCGAGAGCAAATCGCTCAAGCTGTTTCTGGGCTCCTTCCGCAACCACGGCGCCTTCCACGAAGATTGCACCGTGTCCATTGCGCGTCGGCTGGCCGATTACCTTGAGCCGCAGTGGCTGCGGATCGGCGGCTATTGGTACCCGCGTGGCGGCATTCCGATTGATGTCTTCTGGCAGACCGGACCGCTGCCGGAGGGAGTCTGGATCCCGGATCAGGGCGTGCCGCCCTATCGCGGTCGCGGCTGA